One part of the Eucalyptus grandis isolate ANBG69807.140 chromosome 10, ASM1654582v1, whole genome shotgun sequence genome encodes these proteins:
- the LOC104421387 gene encoding beta-glucosidase BoGH3B, producing the protein MACEILRRRVTFEALLLLLCFWAASVTGSEYMKYKDPKQPINVRIEDLMKRMTLAEKIGQMTQIERSNASADVMKNYFIGSVLSGGGSVPAPNAPVETWVNMVNEFQRGALSTRLGIPMIYGIDAVHGHNNVYKATIFPHNVGLGVTRDPQLVKKIGAATALEVRATGIPYVFAPCIAVCRDPRWGRCYESYSEDPAIVKTMTEIIPGLQGDIPPGSRKGVPFVAGKNNVASCAKHYVGDGGTTNGINENNTVIDFHGLLSIHMQGYFSAVIKGVSTIMISYSSWNGVKMHANHDLITGLLKNKLRFRGFVISDWQGIDRMTPIAGSNYTYSVQTGVLAGIDMIMVPYNYTDFIGNLTMLVNKNFIPMSRIDDAVKRILRVKFTMGLFENPIADLSLSHQLGSQEHRELAREAVRKSLVLLKNGKPGQEPVLPLPKKAPKILVAGTHADNLGYQCGGWTITWQGTSGNNNSVGTTILDAVRKTVNPSTEVVYNEEPDAGFVASSKFSYAIVVVGEHSYAESYGDSMNMSIPDPGPSIIKNVCGSVKCVVVIISGRPVVIEPYVAQMDALVAAWLPGTEGLGITDVLFGDYGFTGKLARTWFRTVDQLPMNVGDPHYDPLYPFGFGLTTNPVKDN; encoded by the exons ATGGCGTGCGAGATCTTGAGACGTCGTGTAACCTTTGAAGCATTGCTGCTTTTGCTATGCTTCTGGGCTGCATCTGTCACCGGATCAGAGTACATGAAGTACAAAGACCCAAAACAGCCAATCAATGTGAGGATCGAGGATTTGATGAAGAGAATGACGCTTGCCGAAAAGATCGGCCAGATGACTCAAATTGAGAGGTCTAATGCATCAGCTGATGTTATGAAGAACTACTTCATAG GGAGTGTCTTGAGCGGTGGTGGAAGCGTACCGGCCCCAAACGCCCCGGTCGAGACTTGGGTGAATATGGTCAACGAGTTCCAGAGGGGAGCTCTATCAACCCGTCTCGGCATTCCGATGATCTACGGAATCGATGCTGTTCACGGCCACAACAATGTTTATAAGGCAACTATATTCCCTCACAATGTCGGCCTCGGTGTAACCAG GGACCCTCAACTTGTGAAGAAGATAGGAGCTGCGACGGCTCTAGAGGTCAGAGCCACTGGAATTCCCTATGTTTTCGCGCCCTGTATAGCG GTATGCCGAGATCCTAGATGGGGTCGGTGCTATGAAAGCTATAGTGAGGATCCAGCGATTGTCAAGACGATGACTGAGATAATACCTGGTCTACAAGGGGATATTCCTCCCGGATCTCGGAAGGGGGTCCCTTTCGTGGCTGGAAA gaaTAATGTCGCATCATGTGCTAAGCACTATGTTGGAGACGGCGGCACGACCAATGGAATTAATGAGAACAACACGGTGATTGACTTCCACGGGCTCCTTAGCATCCATATGCAGGGCTATTTTAGCGCCGTGATCAAGGGCGTCTCCACAATAATGATCTCCTACAGCAGCTGGAATGGGGTAAAGATGCACGCCAACCATGATCTAATCACGGGTCTCCTCAAGAACAAGCTCAGATTCAGG GGGTTCGTCATCTCCGATTGGCAGGGTATCGATAGGATGACGCCCATAGCGGGCAGCAACTATACATACTCAGTGCAAACCGGAGTTCTAGCTGGAATTGACATG ATCATGGTTCCCTACAACTACACCGATTTTATTGGCAACCTCACAATGCTTGTGAACAAAAACTTCATCCCCATGAGCCGTATCGACGATGCTGTGAAGAGGATCTTGCGGGTGAAATTCACCATGGGCCTGTTCGAGAACCCAATTGCCGATCTAAGCCTGTCCCATCAACTCGGTAGCCAG GAGCATCGAGAGTTGGCGCGCGAGGCCGTGAGGAAGTCACTCGTGCTATTAAAGAACGGCAAGCCTGGTCAAGAACCGGTGCTTCCACTTCCAAAGAAGGCGCCAAAGATACTAGTGGCCGGGACTCATGCTGATAACTTGGGCTATCAATGTGGAGGTTGGACCATCACATGGCAAGGCACTAGTGGCAATAACAATTCAGTAG GAACTACAATCCTGGATGCTGTGAGAAAGACGGTCAATCCAAGCACCGAAGTTGTGTACAACGAGGAACCGGATGCGGGATTTGTTGCGTCGAGCAAATTCTCCTATGCTATTGTCGTTGTCGGTGAGCATTCTTATGCTGAATCGTATGGCGACAGCATGAACATGTCGATACCCGACCCAGGCCCAAGCATTATCAAAAACGTGTGCGGATCTGTTAAGTGCGTCGTCGTAATCATATCAGGCCGGCCAGTTGTGATCGAGCCGTATGTGGCCCAAATGGATGCGCTTGTCGCAGCTTGGCTTCCGGGGACCGAAGGCCTGGGCATAACCGACGTGCTTTTCGGTGATTACGGATTCACCGGCAAGCTTGCGCGCACCTGGTTCAGGACGGTTGACCAGCTGCCAATGAACGTGGGCGATCCGCATTATGACCCATTATATCCATTCGGGTTCGGTCTGACGACAAACCCAGTGAAAGATAACTGA
- the LOC104421388 gene encoding abscisic-aldehyde oxidase, giving the protein MEGREAAAAASGGALVFAVNGERFEVSGVEPSTTLLEFLRTRTRFRSVKLGCGEGGCGACVVLLSRYDPVLDQVEDITASSCLTLLCSVNRCSVTTTEGLGNSRDGFHPIHQRFSGFHASQCGFCTPGMCISLYGAIVNAEKTDRPEPPPGFSKLSVFESEKAIVGNLCRCTGYRPIADACKSFAADVDLEDLGLNSFWRKGDSKEFKMSRLPPYRCKDENCTFPEFLKKEIKSSMLLDTKSYDWHTPTTVEDLQCLLETDGNSDASLIKLVSGNTGMGYYKEVKRWEKYIDLRNIPELAIVKADETGIEFGTTVTISKAIEALREHSKCMSSTEGGMIFRKTADHLEKIASGFIRNTASLGGNLVMAQRFHFPSDIATVLLAVDSQVTVMLGPKQERLTMEEFLERSPLDSRSVLLSIKIPTWHLRRSTASEATKRLLFETYRAAPRPLGNALPYLNAAFLAEVTVSEALHEIVINNCRLTFGAYGTQHAIRARKVEEALTGKVLSLSVLREAIEVVKATIVADYGTRDPAYRSSLAVGFVFKFLSPLIESRAKTVNNSLNGYNSAILAGEPNLTQDCSQISSLLSSSSQVFELNKEHYPVGEPIKKSEAAIQASGEAVYVDDIPSPANCLYGAFIYSTKPLARVEGIRIPSSVPSNFISSIISFQDIPDGGQNVGSSTIFGLEPLFADELAHCAGQPIALVVADTQKHADMAADSAVVDYDVDNLETPILSLEEAVERSSFLEVPSFLYPDEVGDLSKGMAEADNKILSAKIELGSQYYFYMENQTALAVPDEDNCMVVYSSIQCPEYAHNTIATCLGILGHNVRVITRRVGGGFGGKAIKAMPVATACALAAYKLRRPVRTYLNRKTDMIMAGGRHPMKVTYSVGFKSNGKITALRLDILINGGTTADISPVMPMNIVGALKKYDWGALSFDIKVCKTNHTSKSAMRAPGDVQGTFIAEAVIEHVASALSMNVDSVRDINLHTHSSLSLFYKHAAGEPQEYTVPSIWTKLALSSNMDQRIEMAKEFNRCSLWKKRGISRVPILFEVSLRATPGKVSILNDGSIVVEVGGIEIGQGLWTKVKQMVAFALSSVQCDGTTELLEKIRVIQADTLSLIQGGFTAGSTTSEASCQAARVCCDILVQRLSPLKNSLQEQMGSVTWEVLVGQAYQQSINLSASTYYAPELGSMQYLNYGAAVSEVEVDLLTGETRILRVDIIYDCGKSLNPAIDLGQIEGAFVQGLGFFMLEEYLTNSEGLVVAEGTWTYKIPTLDTIPKEFNVEILNSGHHQKRVLSSKASGEPPLLLAVSIHCAARAAIKEARKQLHSWSGHDECNSIFQLGVPATMPVVKGLCGLNSVESYLDWRLGKEQKA; this is encoded by the exons ATGGAAGGGAGAGAGGCGGCGGCCGCGGCCTCCGGCGGGGCCCTCGTGTTCGCCGTCAACGGGGAGAGGTTCGAGGTCTCGGGCGTCGAGCCCTCCACCACTCTGCTCGAGTTCCTCCGCACCCGGACTCGCTTCAGGAGCGTCAAGCTCGGCTGCGGCGAAG GTGGGTGTGGTGCTTGTGTTGTCCTCTTGTCCAGATACGATCCCGTGCTTGACCAAGTCGAGGACATTACTGCAAGTTCATGTCTCACCCTGTTATGTAGTGTGAATAGATGCTCTGTTACGACTACCGAAGGGCTTGGGAACAGCAGGGACGGGTTCCACCCAATCCACCAAAGGTTCTCCGGCTTCCACGCCTCCCAGTGTGGCTTCTGCACCCCCGGGATGTGTATATCGCTATATGGTGCGATTGTCAATGCCGAGAAGACCGACAGGCCCGAGCCTCCTCCAGGATTCTCCAAACTCTCCGTCTTTGAGTCCGAGAAGGCTATTGTGGGAAATCTTTGCCGCTGTACCGGGTATCGGCCTATAGCTGATGCCTGCAAAAGTTTTGCAGCTGATGTTGATTTGGAAGATTTGGGGCTCAATTCTTTTTGGAGAAAGGGAGATAGCAAGGAGTTCAAGATGAGTAGGTTACCTCCTTATCGCTGCAAAGATGAGAACTGCACATTTCCTGAGTttctaaagaaagaaataaagtcTTCAATGCTCTTGGATACTAAGAGCTATGACTGGCATACTCCGACCACTGTTGAAGATCTTCAATGCCTGTTGGAAACTGATGGAAACAGCGATGCTTCCCTCATAAAACTAGTCTCTGGAAACACGGGGATGGGTTACTATAAGGAAGTCAAGCGATGGGAGAAGTACATTGATCTCAGGAATATTCCTGAGCTTGCCATTGTCAAAGCGGATGAAACAGGAATTGAATTTGGGACAACTGTAACAATTTCTAAAGCTATTGAAGCATTGAGGGAACACAGCAAATGTATGTCATCCACAGAAGGAGGAATGATATTCAGAAAAACTGCTGATCATTTGGAGAAAATCGCTTCAGGCTTTATCAGGAACACAGCAAGTCTGGGAGGAAATTTAGTGATGGCGCAGAGATTTCATTTCCCTTCAGATATTGCTACTGTACTTCTTGCTGTAGATTCACAGGTGACTGTAATGTTGGGACCCAAGCAAGAAAGGCTTACAATGGAGGAATTTTTAGAAAGATCTCCATTGGATTCCAGAAGTGTACTTTTAAGTATTAAAATTCCAACTTGGCACTTGAGAAGAAGTACAGCTTCTGAAGCCACCAAAAGACTACTTTTTGAAACATATCGAGCTGCACCACGACCTCTTGGAAATGCATTGCCCTATTTAAATGCAGCTTTCTTGGCTGAAGTTACTGTTAGTGAGGCtcttcatgaaattgtcatAAACAATTGTCGGTTAACTTTTGGTGCTTATGGGACTCAACATGCTATTCGAGCAAGAAAGGTCGAGGAAGCTTTAACTGGAAAAGTGCTGAGTCTGAGTGTCTTAAGAGAGGCAATTGAAGTAGTTAAAGCTACTATTGTGGCAGACTATGGAACGAGGGATCCTGCTTACAGGTCAAGCTTGGCTGTTGGCTTTGTTTTTAAGTTCCTTAGCCCCCTTATTGAGTCTAGGGCTAAAACAGTCAATAATAGTTTAAATGGTTACAATAGTGCGATTTTGGCTGGGGAACCCAATCTAACTCAGGACTGTAGCCAAATCTCTTCCTTGCTATCATCATCAAGTCAGGTTTTTGAACTGAATAAAGAGCACTATCCTGTTGGAGAGCCAATTAAAAAATCTGAAGCAGCCATTCAGGCTTCTG GTGAAGctgtgtatgttgatgatattccttCACCAGCAAATTGCCTATATGGGGCATTCATATACAGCACCAAGCCTCTTGCGCGGGTAGAGGGTATCAGAATACCATCTAGTGTACCATCTAATTTCATCTCCTCGATCATTTCCTTTCAAGACATTCCAGATGGTGGACAGAATGTCGGATCAAGTACCATATTTGGTCTTGAACCCCTGTTTGCTGATGAGCTTGCTCACTGTGCTGGTCAGCCTATTGCCCTTGTG GTGGCTGACACACAGAAACATGCTGATATGGCTGCAGACTCTGCAGTGGTTGACTATGATGTGGATAATTTAGAAACACCTATTTTATCTTTAGAAGAGGCTGTCGAGAGATCTAGTTTCTTAGAGGTGCCTTCTTTCCTTTACCCTGATGAAGTTGGGGATTTATCAAAGGGAATGGCTGAAGCAGATAACAAAATTCTTTCTGCCAAG ATTGAACTGGGATCACAGTACTACTTTTACATGGAAAACCAGACTGCACTAGCTGTACCGGATGAAGATAACTGCATGGTTGTCTATAGTTCGATTCAGTGCCCTGAGTATGCACACAACACGATTGCGACATGTCTTGGTATTCTTGGACACAATGTCCGTGTAATTACAAGAAGGGTTGGAGGAGGGTTCGGTGGAAAAGCTATAAAGGCCATGCCA GTTGCTACGGCATGTGCACTTGCAGCTTATAAACTGCGGCGTCCGGTAAGGACTTATCTCAATCGCAAGACGGATATGATTATGGCAGGAGGACGGCATCCCATGAAAGTAACTTACAGTGTTGGATTCAAGTCCAATGGCAAGATTACAGCCTTACGACTTGATATATTAATAAACGGAGGAACTACTGCTGATATAAGTCCAGTGATGCCAATGAATATTGTTGGTGCTTTAAAAAAGTATGACTGGGGTGCTCTATCATTTGATATAAAGGTATGCAAAACAAACCATACAAGTAAGTCAGCAATGAGGGCTCCAGGAGATGTTCAAGGGACGTTTATCGCCGAAGCCGTGATTGAGCATGTAGCATCTGCCCTTTCCATGAATGTAGATTCTGTGAGAGACATTAATCTCCACACTCATAGCAGCCTTAGCTTGTTTTATAAGCATGCTGCAGGAGAACCCCAAGAATACACGGTACCTTCAATCTGGACTAAGCTGGCCTTGTCCTCTAATATGGACCAAAGGATTGAGATGGCAAAAGAGTTCAACAGATGTAGCTTATGGAAGAAAAGGGGCATTTCCCGAGTACCTATACTGTTTGAAGTGTCATTGAGAGCAACCCCCGGTAAGGTGAGCATTTTAAATGATGGATCTATTGTTGTTGAAGTTGGTGGAATTGAGATTGGCCAAGGGTTGTGGACAAAGGTAAAACAGATGGTAGCATTTGCTCTCAGTTCAGTCCAATGTGATGGAACTACAGAGCTCTTGGAGAAAATACGGGTCATTCAAGCTGATACGTTGAGCCTTATTCAAGGGGGTTTTACAGCTGGGAGCACCACGTCTGAAGCGAGTTGTCAAGCTGCTAGAGTTTGTTGTGATATTTTGGTTCAAAGACTCTCGCCACTTAAGAATAGTTTACAGGAACAAATGGGATCTGTTACGTGGGAGGTGCTGGTTGGTCAG GCGTACCAGCAATCTATTAACTTATCAGCTAGTACATATTATGCTCCTGAGTTGGGCTCCATGCAATATCTGAACTATGGTGCTGCTGTGAGTGAG GTTGAGGTAGATCTTCTGACAGGAGAAACCAGAATCCTTCGGGTAGATATCATCTATGACTGTGGAAAGAGCCTCAATCCTGCTATTGATCTTGGACAG ATAGAAGGTGCATTTGTTCAGGGACTTGGGTTTTTTATGCTTGAGGAGTACCTGACAAATTCAGAAGGTCTGGTGGTGGCAGAAGGCACTTGGACATACAAAATCCCAACTTTAGACACTATACCAAAAGAATTTAATGTTGAGATCCTTAACAGTGGACATCACCAGAAACGTGTTCTCTCTTCCAAAG CTTCCGGTGAGCCACCCTTACTTCTAGCCGTGTCGATTCACTGTGCGGCAAGAGCGGCTATAAAAGAAGCCAGAAAACAGCTCCATTCTTGGAGTGGTCATGACGAGTGCAACTCGATATTCCAGCTGGGTGTCCCCGCAACAATGCCGGTTGTGAAGGGGCTTTGTGGGCTAAATAGCGTGGAGAGTTACTTGGACTGGAGATTAGGGAAGGAGCAGAAAGCATGA